CAGTAAACCGGGGGAGTAAGGATAGCCAGGTATTTGTTGGAGAATGGGCGGACCGCCCACGTCTGGTCCACAAGGGACGCCCGGCGTTCACCCCGAGGCGGAAGCACGTTCCGCCACTCCGGCCAGACAGGCCAAAACACCTGCGATGACGATGATCTTCCGCAAAGCATCCATGCTGAAGCGGATTTCCTCTTCAAAAGAATTGGGCGAGTTCCGTAAGAAGAACAGTAATCCAACTTTGTAAATTCAACAAGAGCAAGCTCATGAGCCTCTCTTCGGATGCACCAGCGGAATCTTCCCAGGATACGCAGCTTCTCGAAAGTCTCTATGAGATCAGTCGAGATAACGGGCAGATCACATTTCTGCCGTTACCTGCCGCGCGAAAGATGTTTCGGATCATCCAATATATCACGCTCGGATTTCTCATTGTGACGCTGGGCTGTCTGGTCGCCTATCAGCTCACGGGAATAGTATTGTTCGCCGTGACTGCAGGTATGTTCGGTTTCTTCGGAGTGTCACTCTTCTGGGTATCTCTGCAGGGTTCGCGAAATGCCCATAAGCCCTTGATCCTGGATTCTGACGGGTCGATCTACTTCGGTTCGAAACTCTGGGTCGCTGCCAGGGAGTGCAGAGCGATTCGATTCTGGATGTCGGAGCAAAGCGGTGAAGCGGGAACCCATCTCGTACCGAATCTGAAATTGGAACTGGTCGAAAATCGCTTCAAAGAGCTGCCCTGGCCCTGTTTTGTTTCCACTAACAGCGAACATTGTCGGGTACTGGCAGAAAGGTTATCGCGCGAATTGAAAGTGCCCGTCAGTCACATTGCAGCGCCAGCGGTTCAATCCCGGAAATCCCGTCGCTGGACGGTATTTATTTTACTCCTGATTGGTGTGCCCCATTTTTTGATCGGACTGTTTACCGTTTTAAATCAGGGGCAGGGCTGGGAATTCGGACTCCTATTTATCGGCAGCGGTATGTTCCTGTTATATTTGGCTAACTTTTTAATTCGGAAGAAACGAAAATCCGACGAGGAAACATTTCAGCATCCCTCAAACACCTATTGAGTTCGGTTCCGCATCCAGATCGAGATCCGCGAAGCGTCCGAGCTTATACTTTTCGACCGCCAGGCAGGCCATCGCCGCGTTGTCGGTGCAGAGGTTCATCGGGGGAATGAATAACTCGTAGCCTCGTTTCGCACACATTTTTTCCAGCCCGGCCCGCAACGTTTTATTGGCAGTCACTCCGCCGCCCACGGCCAAACGTTTAAGGCCGGTTTGCCGCAACGCTTTATCGCATTTGGAAACCAGCACATCCACGACCGCTGTCTGAAAGCTGGCCGCCAGATCGGCCCGCCGTGCGCCCGGACCGGGAAATGGCCCTTTAGCATTGCCCACCCCATGCAGGGCATAGAGCACGGCCGTTTTCAGACCGCTAAAGCTGAAGTCGAGCGAATCGTCGTGAATGAAAGATCGTGGAAAAGCATGCGCCTGCGGATTGCCCAACGCGGCCTCTTTTTCGAGCGCCGGACCTCCGGGGAAACCCAGTCCGAGAATCGCGGCGACTTTATCGAAGGCTTCGCCGGCCGCATCGTCGCGCGTGCCGCCGATGAGTTCGAATTCCAGAGCCGACTTGCAGTGAAAGAGTGAAGTGTGTCCGCCGGAAACCACTAAACCGACACACGGGAAAATATCTCGCGCGGCCGCGACCCGGCAAGCAAAAATGTGCGAGGAAACGTGATTGACCGATATCAACGGCAGGTTCAGAGCGAGGGAAAGCGACTTGGCCGCCGTCACTCCGATCAGTAGTGCCCCCACTAAACCGGGCGTGTTATGCACGGCGATACAATTGATATCCGAAAGTGTGACATTCGCCTGCTTCAGGGCTTCCTCGATCATCGGCAGGATGTTGCGAAGATGAGCCCGCGCGGCGATTTCGGGGACCACGCCGCCGAAGTGAGCGTGCAGGTCGGTCTGCGAAGCGACCACGTTGGAAAGGATGGTCAGGTCATCGCGAAACACGGCCGCCGAGGTTTCGTCGCAGGAAGTTTCGAGAGCAAGAAAGAGCATGGTTGCCAATTATCCGGAATCGATACCGCCGAGTCGGGTATCGAAATTGCTGTAAAGGATCTCATTCTATTGGGATTTTGCGTTTTGAAAGATGGGAGCATTCCGAGATCGCCTTACGGCTTATTTCTGGTGAACTGCGAAAAGTCCGGACTGAATTCCGATCTGAAAATCGCAATCTAACGATATAATTTTAATATTCACTCGCCGATTTCCCGAGCTAATCATGGCCAAAATCACGGTCGAAGCCAAGCTGGAAAATATCAGCGATGTGTTCGAAGTTCTCAACGGTACTCGAAAAGCCGCCGAGGTCCGGACCATTGAAGTCAAAAATGCGTTGGTAGACACAGGAGCCACCGGTTTACTCGCGCCGAAGCATATCATCGAATCGCTCGGATTGAAAATGTTTCGCGCCCGGCAGGGTCGCGGAATTGGCGGTCCGATCAAGATTGATATGTATGGAACCGTGCGTCTGACAATTCAGGGCCGGGATTGCAATGTCGATGTCGGCGAGATCGACGATAATCTGCCGGTTATTGTCGGCCAGATTCCTTTGGAACTCCTCGATTGGGTGATCGACATGCGCGAACAGAAATTGGTGGGGAATCCGGAGCACGGCGGTGAGCACATGATTGATGTGCTCTGATTTTTTAAATAATTAACTATTCCTTCCAGTTGTTCGACTGCCGCCAGAATTCGAGCGGGTTATCGAACACCACTTTCTTGATCACTTCCGCCGAGTGTCCCCGACGTTTCATTTCCTGAATCAATTCCGGCACGGCCAGCGGATCCGATTTGCCCCAGTCACCCGCCGAGTTGACCATAATGCGATCCGTACCGTACCGTTCGAGAATATCCACGGCCCGGGCCGGCGTGCACTTGGTCGTGGGGTACAAAGTCATGCCGCACCAGAATCCGCCGTCGAGGGCCAGTTTTACCGTGTGTTCCTCGACGTGATCGACGCAGACGCGCTGCGGCGTGATCCGCTTATCGTTTTGCAGCATATCGATGATCATCCGCGTCCCCTTATATTTATCTTCGAGGTGCGGCGTGTGAATCAGAATCAGTTCATTGGTTTTCGCAGCCAGATCGAGATGTTCCTGAAACACGATGGCTTCGTTGGGGGTGTTTTTGTTCAGGCCGATTTCGCCGACGCCGAGGACGTTGGGCTTTTTCAGAAATTCGGGAATCAGGGCAATGACATCCCGGGCCAGGGAGACGTTTTCCGCTTCCTTGGCGTTGATGCAGAGCCAGCAGTAGTGCTTGATATGGAACTGGGCGGCCCGTTTGGGTTCGGTATCGGTGAGGGAGCGGAAATAGTCGTGAAAACCGGAGGCAGTCCCGCGGTCGAATCCGGCCCAGAAGGCCGGTTCGCTGATGGCGTAGCACTGAGCGTAGGCCATGCGCTGGTAGTCGTCCGTGGTCCGCGAGATCATGTGAATATGGGGGTCGATGAATTGCATGGTGTCGTATCTCCTTATTAATAATAGACTTGCGGTTTGGCCGTCACGAATTCTGTCCCGAGATCGATCCTCGTTTCCACTATCGTTGCCATCACTCGGCCCGCGTCAACGCGCAACCGTAGGCGTCAAACGGTATTTTCGTGATCTCTGGCGAGAAGAACCAGTTCACGATGGCGTCGTGTGCTGGACACGGTAGTTCCCAAAAGGCGTTCGATAGCTTGTTTCGGGGTAAGCTTCCGACGTTGTCCTCGAAGTAAGCAAGTACGGCCGCTGGGCTTTTCGCAATCTGCCTCAGATACGGCATGACGTCGAACCCCATCCGCGCGATCGCACACATCCAGTCGTCGAGCCGGTGGTAATCCCCGGATTCGATAACCGAACAGATCACGGCTTCAAGGTACTGGTTCAACGCGGAACGCTGAGTGTCGGTCCAAGAATCGGGATCAGCGCTCCGTATCGCTCGGCCCGTTACTTCGGGGTTCGGCCACCACGACGAGTCAGTCGCCGTTATCTCTAAAATGCGCGGCAGGAAGTATAGGTAGTCTGCAACCTCCCCGACGGTCAGGAACGCGGATGAGGCGTATGACGCCAGTTCCTGCGGGGTGATGGCCCGAAGGCTCTTCGCCAGTAGGACATGGATCTCCTTCTTATCGATGCAGCAGGGGCAGCCGTCGATGTGTCGCGGCCTCGGGTTTTTCGCGAACGCCCGGTAAAGCTGCTCAATGGTATTTTGGACAGTCTGCATGACTTCCCCCGGGCGAGGTTGAGGGCACCAGCAAGCACAGCGACAACAAGTGATGCAGACGAGAACGCTGGCACACCGGAGGCCTGTCGCGAATAGTCACGAATTAGTCACGAGTTCTGTGGAAAGGGTGGAAAAAATGGCCAATCCGCCCCGTTCCAGTTTCGCCACGATCTGACGTAACCCCTTTTCAGGAAGGACGTTTAGTTCCCGTTCTAGTGACATAATTCGTGCGGGTCGATGTAGTGCATGATTGCGACTCTGGGTATCAAATTTCCTGCTCGGCGGACGAAGCTCCGAAGGTATCGCTTCCGCACAGTCTATCTTATCAGGAAGCCTGGCCGAGCACAGGAAAGTGCGCGATTGCTTCGCGGAGTTGAGAGAGGAGAAGTGGCAGGAAGGTTTGATCGAGACGAAGCTGGAACTTCAAAGTGTTGCCCACACCCGGTTCGTCTTGTAATTCACATTCGAATGTCATGTGACCCTTACCATCACCCACAACGCGGATTGACAACCAACCTTCCATGGTCGCGAACTCAGCAGTTCCCCGCAGAATTTTTTCCAGATTGGAAAGTCGGTCGTAAAAGCGGACTAGTTCGTCGGCACGAAGATCACCATAAGCCCGACCGTGAAAGCCGCCTGCTACCACTTCGACTTGAGAGCGTATCCAGTTTCCATCCCAGTAATCCTGGCATGCGGGATGTGAACGGTCGAACAACGCTATTGCCAGGAATTCGGAGTCTGGTCGGCCGATGTGGATTGTGCACATAGTTTTGAAACCTTCGATCCTGAGCGAGCTGACTGCACATAACAATCCGACTTCGGAAAAATGGTTACTTGGGGGCATTTTTTTGGAGTACTCGGCGGACTATCCTGCGCCAATCTTGTTCAATCCAATCATCTCCGATCGCCGGAACACGGTAGTGTTTCCAGCCTGCTAATTCAAATTCTCCCATCATCCAGCTCGAACGCTCCAGGTTACTTGTGTGAACAAGGATGGGGCAGATAGGAGGAAGCGTCGCAAGATATTTGGTTACATCCCATCCTGTTCCCGGATCTTCCAAGCTATCTCGAAGAGGTTCTAGATCATGATCGAGAGAAATTAGAATCGCCAAGGGCAACAACGATTCCACCTCACGTATCATTGACCACGCATCACGCCACACGTGCAGATGTAATTGAGGGTTCAGTCCCTTTAGGACAGTACTAAATCTGATGATCCTGTCTGCATTATCCTCCAACATTAGCAGCACGAATATCTCCTTTTACCGAAGAGCCAGTTGCTAGTGTCTCCGCCATTGCCACGAGTTTCAACCTTCCAGAACGCTTGAATCAATCCAGAAATAGGCCGTCTTTCCTACGGAGCTTACCATGGATTGCAAGCGCAAATGGCCTGGACATCGACGCCTCGTCGAATCAAAAAATCCCGGAAAAATGGAATTTTTTTAAGCCGCCTGGCTGTCTTCAGATCTTCGTTCCCGAGCCAATGGGCTAGCCGTTGGCCAAGGGGGTGATCCGTCGAACAGGAATTATTTCGACGGTGCAATACGTTCGAGCTGGTTGAGAAAATTGCGTAGGGCAGCATCGGCAACAGGCTCGTATCGATCAACGGAATCGGGATGTCGCACCCAAGTTGCTTTGATTTCGGGCTGCTGCGCAATTTCGTATCGACTATAGCCATCCCCCAAGAGGAACAGCTCGCGAACGCACAGATCATATTTTTCGAGACCAAAACCCGCTAGATAGGCCAAAAGCGTTCGAGGGCCTCGATAGTCGGGCCGCAGTTTAGCGTAGTGGGCATAGAGAGGCTTTAAATCGTCCCAATACGTTGGATCCTCCTCTTGCAAACGCTTTAAAGCGATTCCTCGCGGATACCCCTTTAGACCGCCAAGCATATTTTGTGCTTCGATCATTAGTAAAGGTAGTAAAAGTACGTCGTCCCAAGTACGCATGCATTGACGCGCAAATGCACGAACTTCTGCTTCAGAGCCATGCCATTGAGGCTTCAGATAACCCAACTTGTAATAACAGGCTTCATAGATAGCTGAGGAGTTATCAGAATCCAGAACCCTCTTAAACCATAATTCCATTTCTTCTCGAGGCAATCCCTGTCCCATACAGACACGGATCATGAGTGCTGCCGCCAGGGAAAGATTCTGATCCTGCGACCAGGCTTTCCGAAGACACAATTCCGCTTCATTCAAGTGTTCTTGAAATTTTTCAAACTGTTTATCGGTCGTTTCCGAAGCAGGTTTACTCCCTCGGAATTTCCAGGCAATCTCGATAAGAAAAATACCCTTTATACATGCAAGCGCAGTAGTAGCCTTGGGGATATCGCTAAGAACAGCCTCTACATCCGCTGTTGCATCCAGAGTTTTCTTTCCAGCATCTGTATAAAGCTGTATGACTTCCCTTGTATATTGGATTCCCGTACTCATTGGCAGATTTGGTTCCCGCCACAACAAAGGAAGACAATCGCGCTGTTCATCAATTAATTTGGTGTTGTATTCGAATTTGGGTTTCAACTTGGCCAGATCCAATTCGATATTCAGCAATCGCATTTTCGCTCCGAATTGCCAGCTCAACGGATACGAGGCCGTAGCCATTTTTTTGACGGCCTCCTGAGCAAAAGGGTAGGCTTTTTCGGGGAAATATTCACCCATGAATTTAGGAAGAAGCGACAGGAGATGAAAGATAATAGCATCACGACAACCTTTTTCGTAGGCGGCCTTCGCGAACAAGTAGGAGTCTTGAAAATGATCGGTTCTTGCCCCTTCGAGCCGAACCATCGCAAGTATTAGAGAACGCATCGACTTTATCGTTAAATCATCCCAAGCCGGATCGCGATGCCCGCTTTTTTTATATGTCTCAATCAAGGTCTCTTCGTAATACTTCTTCATCATCAAAGCGTTTTGATTTTGAGCCTTCAAATTTCTCTTCAGCGGATATTTCTCAGCCATTTCGTTTTCGACTTCATCCGGACCCGGAACCGCGTCCGTCCAGTCGATGGTTTCGTTCTCTCGAAACCTCTGAAGTGCGGGCGAATTGATCAATTCGACAATGGTTTTTTGTTTCTGAACCGTCGCATCCGCGATTGCGGGAGGTGCACCCGTTTTGGAACAACCCGCTGAAACTAAAATTGCGAGCGCAAGGGAGATCCTAATTTTTGAGAACATTTTGATGAGCCTCGGCGATTCAGAAAAGATACGCCATTCTCGCGAGGCGATGCGGATGTTGCAAGCTCAATTTTCAGGAATATTGGCCCTTCATCAGCTCCGTTCTCATTTATCCAAGAGTAGTAGGCGGTTGCCAATGGTACTGCCATTGGCGAGAGATTTATCCTTCAAAAACACCGATTTTCTTGTGAAATATGGCATTTTACCGATTGAGAACTCGATGCGTCGAATGCACCAATGGCATAGCCATCGGCACCCGGCTTCAACATGGTCGCTTGCACCCGGGCGATTTCGTCTTCTGACAGAGGGCCGTTTTCAGATACTTCTGTTCCTGATGTCACAATCAGCCGAATGCCTTCCGGCAGGTTGATCGGTTGCTCCCCTTCCACACGCCCGTTACGGATAACGCCTTTCAACAATATTGAGGTCATGCTCCCCGAATCCTACGCCTATTATCTATTCCCCAGAGCCCAAGATCCTAAACATCGGACAAACTCGACTCCGGTGGCCGAGGCCCGTCGCGCGGTTCAGTGGGCTCGAGGTTGGAGTGCCGGTCTTCATCCTCCGAAGTCAGCCAAGCGGCGATCAGCAACATCGATCGACCGATGACTTGAATCCAAAGCTCGATCGAGGAGCCCGTGGCCATACTAGGCAATGCTCGAAGAACTATGTAAAGGAACGCGAGCCGAAGCGCCAGGCGCTGATTACCGTTGGATCGCTCGGAGTCCATCGACGTGCGAGATACAATCCAAATCACCACCGGTAACAACGAAACATCGTATTGGAACCAGGCGTGCGTGTAAGTAAGCATCGCCTGCGTCAAAGCCATGGCTACTCCCAGATCGGGATTGTTCGCCCGGCTGCGAACGAGTGCAACCGGAATTAACATGGCAAAAAATAAGACCATGCCGATTTTGGAATTTAACCCCAGCACTCCGGGTATAG
The genomic region above belongs to Telmatocola sphagniphila and contains:
- a CDS encoding aspartyl protease family protein; protein product: MAKITVEAKLENISDVFEVLNGTRKAAEVRTIEVKNALVDTGATGLLAPKHIIESLGLKMFRARQGRGIGGPIKIDMYGTVRLTIQGRDCNVDVGEIDDNLPVIVGQIPLELLDWVIDMREQKLVGNPEHGGEHMIDVL
- a CDS encoding cyclic-phosphate processing receiver domain-containing protein, producing the protein MLEDNADRIIRFSTVLKGLNPQLHLHVWRDAWSMIREVESLLPLAILISLDHDLEPLRDSLEDPGTGWDVTKYLATLPPICPILVHTSNLERSSWMMGEFELAGWKHYRVPAIGDDWIEQDWRRIVRRVLQKNAPK
- a CDS encoding WapI family immunity protein — translated: MCTIHIGRPDSEFLAIALFDRSHPACQDYWDGNWIRSQVEVVAGGFHGRAYGDLRADELVRFYDRLSNLEKILRGTAEFATMEGWLSIRVVGDGKGHMTFECELQDEPGVGNTLKFQLRLDQTFLPLLLSQLREAIAHFPVLGQAS
- a CDS encoding TatD family hydrolase; translated protein: MQFIDPHIHMISRTTDDYQRMAYAQCYAISEPAFWAGFDRGTASGFHDYFRSLTDTEPKRAAQFHIKHYCWLCINAKEAENVSLARDVIALIPEFLKKPNVLGVGEIGLNKNTPNEAIVFQEHLDLAAKTNELILIHTPHLEDKYKGTRMIIDMLQNDKRITPQRVCVDHVEEHTVKLALDGGFWCGMTLYPTTKCTPARAVDILERYGTDRIMVNSAGDWGKSDPLAVPELIQEMKRRGHSAEVIKKVVFDNPLEFWRQSNNWKE
- the tsaD gene encoding tRNA (adenosine(37)-N6)-threonylcarbamoyltransferase complex transferase subunit TsaD, with the protein product MLFLALETSCDETSAAVFRDDLTILSNVVASQTDLHAHFGGVVPEIAARAHLRNILPMIEEALKQANVTLSDINCIAVHNTPGLVGALLIGVTAAKSLSLALNLPLISVNHVSSHIFACRVAAARDIFPCVGLVVSGGHTSLFHCKSALEFELIGGTRDDAAGEAFDKVAAILGLGFPGGPALEKEAALGNPQAHAFPRSFIHDDSLDFSFSGLKTAVLYALHGVGNAKGPFPGPGARRADLAASFQTAVVDVLVSKCDKALRQTGLKRLAVGGGVTANKTLRAGLEKMCAKRGYELFIPPMNLCTDNAAMACLAVEKYKLGRFADLDLDAEPNSIGV